A single region of the Acetivibrio cellulolyticus CD2 genome encodes:
- a CDS encoding EamA family transporter — protein MVYNVVGSRNQERECILKSNRFGYLYLLTTIILFSTYEVVSKTLVNKVDPFQVNFLRFFIGGVLLFFVILAKGDIAIKPKDLGKTAVVGIINVFFSMNLLQLSINIPNSKASIAAVIFSSNPIFVTIFAALIDREKIKLYKIVGLMFGVLGVIMISLNGMKQGFMNLKSPLLALLSAVLYGLYTVLGGKVSSKIGSLKMNSYSFLLGSLALLPFLVLYKVPVLKFDYSATFQIIYLSVFVTGIAYLTYFKGLALTGASKGSLVFFLKPVLASVFSVIILGERITTNFVFGTILIIFGIMLVLYWNKLSVKIGLKRGEV, from the coding sequence ATGGTATATAATGTTGTTGGCAGCAGAAATCAGGAAAGGGAATGCATTTTGAAATCTAACAGGTTCGGCTATTTATATCTTTTAACTACTATTATCTTATTCAGTACATATGAAGTTGTCAGTAAAACTTTAGTTAATAAGGTTGATCCATTTCAAGTCAATTTTTTAAGGTTTTTTATCGGTGGTGTTTTACTTTTTTTTGTTATATTGGCCAAAGGTGATATTGCAATAAAGCCTAAGGATCTTGGAAAGACAGCGGTAGTAGGAATTATTAATGTTTTTTTCAGCATGAATCTGCTGCAACTTAGCATAAATATTCCAAATTCCAAAGCTTCTATCGCAGCTGTGATATTTAGCAGTAATCCTATTTTTGTAACAATTTTTGCAGCCTTGATTGACAGAGAAAAAATCAAGTTATATAAAATTGTTGGTTTGATGTTTGGCGTCCTTGGTGTAATTATGATATCTTTAAATGGTATGAAACAGGGTTTTATGAATTTGAAAAGTCCATTGCTTGCTTTGTTGTCGGCTGTTTTATATGGTCTGTACACTGTTTTAGGAGGAAAAGTATCATCAAAAATCGGGAGCCTTAAAATGAATTCTTATTCATTTCTTCTTGGAAGCTTGGCATTATTACCGTTTTTGGTGCTTTATAAGGTTCCGGTTCTTAAGTTTGATTATTCTGCAACGTTTCAGATAATATATTTGTCCGTATTTGTAACTGGTATTGCTTATCTTACATATTTTAAGGGTTTGGCGCTAACCGGTGCAAGTAAAGGCTCACTTGTTTTTTTCCTTAAACCCGTTTTAGCGTCTGTATTTTCAGTAATTATTTTAGGTGAAAGAATTACAACAAATTTTGTTTTTGGAACTATACTTATCATTTTTGGAATAATGTTGGTACTTTATTGGAACAAACTTTCGGTTAAGATAGGATTAAAAAGGGGGGAGGTATAG
- a CDS encoding GGDEF domain-containing protein: MINDIISESIKEKKQKLAKFKRNMLYFRWTLLIFIIPAFLFGSEYVISKNSVYQIMVLTAIYNTLITLLIIFSRPERVKKEVAIVFYVDVVLICCISYILGGIQSDIFIVLLFIIAYYGISRDIASIVNITIFTITVYSVFTLGFERNRLNEFNYWRLITRDLFMLITAYAVSIVITEVKKYDEMHKREFKLARTDKLTGLANRHYFDQKLEEEALYADYARQPLNVLMFDIDNFKKFNDTYGHIWGDKLLSMFGDIVMQNIRKTDIPVRYGGEEFIVLIGDLDLEMVKSIGDRIRGQLEKQNLNMGSEHTKCKVTVSCGIAQYPTHSKDIKEVIDFADKALYYAKEIGKNIVVSYDEIGKLRETVQIDIETYLNN, from the coding sequence ATGATCAATGATATCATAAGTGAGTCTATAAAGGAAAAGAAGCAAAAATTAGCTAAATTTAAGCGTAATATGCTGTATTTCAGATGGACCTTGTTGATATTTATTATTCCGGCTTTTCTATTTGGTTCAGAATATGTCATTTCTAAAAATTCTGTATACCAGATCATGGTGCTTACGGCTATATACAATACTTTAATAACTCTTTTGATTATCTTTAGCAGACCGGAAAGAGTTAAGAAAGAAGTTGCAATTGTTTTTTATGTAGATGTAGTACTGATTTGTTGTATCTCGTATATTCTAGGTGGTATTCAATCGGATATCTTTATCGTTTTGCTGTTTATAATTGCTTATTATGGTATTAGCAGAGACATTGCAAGTATCGTCAATATAACCATTTTTACAATTACTGTGTATTCTGTATTTACATTAGGTTTTGAAAGAAACAGGCTTAATGAGTTTAATTATTGGAGACTTATAACCAGAGATTTGTTTATGCTTATTACTGCCTATGCAGTGTCGATTGTCATAACAGAAGTTAAAAAGTATGATGAGATGCACAAAAGGGAATTTAAGCTGGCTAGAACAGATAAGCTGACAGGGCTTGCAAACAGGCATTATTTTGATCAGAAGCTTGAAGAGGAAGCACTTTATGCAGATTACGCAAGGCAACCACTAAATGTTTTAATGTTTGATATTGATAATTTTAAGAAGTTTAACGATACATATGGTCATATATGGGGAGATAAGCTTCTATCCATGTTTGGCGATATTGTTATGCAAAATATCAGAAAGACAGACATACCTGTTCGATATGGTGGAGAAGAGTTTATTGTCCTTATTGGGGATTTGGATCTTGAAATGGTGAAGAGTATTGGAGATAGAATCAGAGGACAGCTTGAAAAGCAAAACTTGAATATGGGCAGTGAACACACAAAGTGCAAGGTAACGGTGAGCTGTGGTATAGCTCAGTATCCTACACATTCTAAAGATATAAAAGAGGTTATAGATTTTGCAGACAAAGCATTATATTACGCAAAGGAAATAGGGAAGAATATCGTAGTTAGTTATGATGAAATAGGAAAACTGAGAGAAACAGTTCAGATAGATATAGAAACCTATTTAAATAATTAA
- a CDS encoding YesL family protein, producing the protein MPILPNYSKSGPEAAKEDNRSRLKAFFDIYTTKFTKLVLLNLMNIIFNLPAIFIAFLLINYFLSSDKMSGGLNLFIAYTVTSLLVCIPLITVGPFQAGFTYVLRNFAREENTFIFDDFKEHSKRNWKQGLAVSLIDMAVTAVLIMEINYFYNQTSLLGNITFWLIIISFFVFSMMHMYIYQMMVTIELTVFQIYKNAFLLTLINFLKNTLVYLLCLAVIIILSIFMPIGILGFIFISTSTIGFIINYHAHASIKKYLIDPVQAKENKEENLDKE; encoded by the coding sequence ATGCCGATTTTACCAAATTACTCAAAGTCAGGTCCTGAAGCCGCGAAAGAGGATAATAGATCAAGATTAAAAGCATTTTTTGATATTTATACAACAAAGTTTACCAAACTTGTCTTGTTAAATTTAATGAATATTATTTTTAATCTACCTGCTATTTTTATAGCATTTCTTTTGATCAATTATTTCTTAAGCAGTGATAAAATGTCAGGAGGCTTAAACCTTTTTATTGCATATACTGTTACGAGCCTTCTAGTATGTATTCCATTGATAACAGTCGGCCCATTTCAGGCTGGATTTACTTATGTTTTAAGAAACTTTGCCAGAGAAGAAAACACTTTTATATTCGATGACTTTAAAGAACATTCGAAGAGAAACTGGAAACAGGGTTTGGCAGTATCATTAATTGATATGGCAGTTACAGCTGTTTTAATAATGGAAATAAATTATTTTTATAATCAGACAAGTTTGCTTGGGAACATAACTTTTTGGTTAATAATAATTTCGTTTTTTGTTTTTTCAATGATGCATATGTATATTTACCAAATGATGGTTACAATTGAATTGACCGTTTTCCAAATTTATAAAAACGCATTTTTACTTACTTTAATAAATTTTTTAAAAAATACTTTAGTCTATTTATTGTGTTTAGCTGTAATAATTATATTATCAATTTTTATGCCTATAGGAATATTGGGTTTTATATTTATTTCCACAAGTACAATAGGATTTATAATAAATTATCATGCCCACGCTTCAATTAAAAAGTATTTAATTGACCCTGTACAAGCTAAAGAAAACAAAGAAGAAAATCTGGATAAGGAATAG
- the aroF gene encoding 3-deoxy-7-phosphoheptulonate synthase, producing MIIIMNANATKEQINNVEKKLFELGFKTHPISGEIKTVIGAIGDKRLLNTHTISAMPGVENLVPIMKPYKLAGRELKQAPTIVEVGDVKIGGDEIVVMAGPCAIESEENYVETAIKVKEAGAKILRGGAFKPRTSPYAFQGLEEDGLKIMASGREATGLKLVTEVIDTRDVELVSSYTDILQIGARNMQNFRLLKEVGMSNKPILLKRGLSATIEEWLMAAEYIMASGNLNIILCERGIRTYETATRNTIDMSAIPVVKELSHLPIVVDPSHATGTWKYVSALSKGAIATGADGLIIEVHLDPNTALCDGSQSLKPSKFAQLMSELKPVAQAVGKKL from the coding sequence ATGATTATTATTATGAATGCAAATGCTACAAAAGAACAAATTAACAATGTAGAAAAAAAATTATTTGAATTGGGATTTAAGACACATCCGATATCTGGAGAAATAAAAACCGTAATCGGAGCAATAGGTGACAAAAGACTGCTAAATACTCACACTATATCTGCTATGCCGGGTGTTGAAAACCTTGTTCCAATAATGAAACCTTACAAACTGGCAGGCCGCGAGTTAAAACAAGCTCCTACAATAGTTGAGGTAGGAGATGTAAAAATAGGAGGCGATGAAATTGTTGTTATGGCTGGTCCCTGCGCTATAGAGAGTGAAGAAAACTATGTCGAAACAGCAATAAAAGTCAAAGAGGCTGGTGCCAAAATCTTAAGAGGCGGAGCATTTAAACCGCGTACATCACCATACGCTTTTCAGGGTCTCGAGGAAGATGGCCTGAAAATTATGGCCTCAGGCCGAGAAGCAACTGGTTTGAAACTTGTCACTGAAGTAATTGATACAAGAGACGTTGAACTTGTTTCATCTTATACAGATATCCTCCAAATTGGAGCAAGAAATATGCAAAACTTCAGACTCTTAAAAGAAGTTGGTATGTCAAATAAGCCTATACTTCTAAAAAGAGGGCTTTCTGCAACAATTGAAGAATGGCTGATGGCTGCGGAATATATCATGGCTAGCGGGAATCTTAACATTATACTTTGTGAAAGAGGAATACGCACATATGAAACTGCAACACGTAACACTATAGACATGAGTGCCATACCTGTAGTTAAAGAACTCTCCCACCTTCCTATAGTAGTTGACCCAAGCCATGCCACAGGTACCTGGAAATATGTTAGTGCACTTTCAAAAGGCGCAATTGCTACAGGAGCTGACGGACTAATCATTGAGGTCCACTTAGACCCCAATACTGCACTTTGTGATGGAAGCCAGTCACTAAAACCTTCTAAATTCGCCCAACTCATGAGCGAATTAAAACCAGTAGCGCAAGCTGTTGGAAAAAAGCTTTAA
- a CDS encoding chemotaxis protein CheW, with amino-acid sequence MEGMQKIVVFTLNNEVCGVDTIQVREIVKYEEITKLPKMPQFIAGVISLRGTVVPVVNLNQRFELGDSEITKKTKIIITDLEGKLIGFIVNDVLEIIKLSAENIESTPEIIRKIDNSYLKNVGKNGDNLISILDLSTILTDTEIRNLN; translated from the coding sequence ATGGAAGGAATGCAAAAAATAGTAGTATTTACTCTTAATAATGAAGTATGTGGAGTGGACACTATACAGGTTAGGGAAATCGTCAAGTATGAAGAAATCACCAAATTGCCTAAAATGCCTCAATTTATTGCTGGAGTAATCAGCCTGAGAGGTACGGTAGTTCCGGTCGTAAATCTTAACCAAAGGTTTGAGCTGGGGGATTCTGAGATTACGAAAAAGACAAAGATAATTATAACCGATTTGGAAGGTAAGCTAATTGGATTTATTGTTAATGACGTTTTGGAAATAATTAAGCTTTCGGCTGAGAATATTGAAAGCACACCTGAAATAATAAGAAAAATAGATAATTCTTATTTGAAGAACGTTGGAAAAAACGGTGACAATTTAATTTCAATATTGGATTTAAGTACAATCCTGACAGATACTGAAATAAGGAATCTTAATTAA
- the ychF gene encoding redox-regulated ATPase YchF, with amino-acid sequence MKLGIVGLPNVGKSTLFNAITKAGAESANYPFCTIEPNVGIVAVPDERLDKLAKMYNPEKLTPTAIEFVDIAGLVKGASKGEGLGNKFLSHIREVDSIVHVVRCFEDSNIVHVDGSVGPVRDVETIEMELVLADLEVMEKRIDRTRKMLKSGDKKFQTELDLYEEILKTLSEGKPARSMKFDAEQEKMVDQLFLLTSKPVLYAANVAEDGLHDTSKNPLLQELVDHAKKEGSEVMVICAKIEEEIAQLEDEEKAEFLKELGLSESGLDRLVKASYKLLGLISFLTAGPQEVRAWTIVKGTKAPQAAGKIHTDFERGFIRAEIVAFKDLMECGSYTAAKEKGLVRSEGKEYVMNDGDVTLFRFNV; translated from the coding sequence ATGAAATTAGGAATAGTTGGTCTACCTAATGTAGGTAAAAGTACTTTGTTTAATGCTATCACAAAGGCAGGCGCCGAATCTGCCAATTATCCATTTTGCACTATAGAACCAAATGTAGGAATAGTAGCCGTTCCTGATGAAAGACTTGATAAACTGGCAAAGATGTACAATCCTGAAAAACTAACTCCAACTGCAATAGAATTTGTTGACATTGCAGGCCTTGTAAAAGGTGCAAGCAAGGGTGAAGGTCTTGGTAACAAATTTTTATCCCATATACGTGAAGTTGATTCAATTGTCCATGTTGTCAGATGCTTTGAGGATAGCAACATAGTTCATGTTGATGGTTCCGTCGGCCCTGTACGTGACGTGGAAACCATTGAAATGGAGCTTGTTTTAGCAGACCTGGAAGTTATGGAAAAAAGAATTGACAGGACTCGCAAAATGCTGAAATCAGGCGATAAAAAATTCCAGACTGAGTTGGATCTCTATGAAGAAATACTAAAAACCCTGTCCGAAGGTAAGCCTGCGAGATCAATGAAATTTGATGCTGAACAGGAAAAGATGGTTGATCAATTGTTTTTACTTACTTCAAAGCCTGTATTATATGCCGCTAATGTAGCTGAAGATGGTTTACATGACACTTCAAAAAATCCGCTTTTGCAGGAGCTTGTAGATCATGCTAAAAAGGAAGGCTCCGAAGTTATGGTTATTTGTGCTAAAATTGAAGAAGAAATAGCACAGCTTGAAGATGAAGAAAAGGCAGAGTTTTTGAAAGAGCTCGGGCTATCTGAATCCGGATTGGACAGGCTTGTAAAAGCGAGCTATAAATTATTGGGTCTTATCAGCTTCCTTACAGCCGGCCCACAGGAAGTTAGAGCCTGGACAATAGTAAAAGGAACAAAGGCTCCTCAAGCTGCAGGAAAAATACACACTGATTTTGAAAGAGGCTTTATCAGGGCTGAAATAGTAGCTTTCAAAGATCTCATGGAATGTGGATCATACACTGCGGCAAAGGAAAAAGGTCTAGTACGATCCGAAGGTAAGGAATATGTAATGAATGATGGTGATGTTACCCTGTTCAGGTTTAATGTATAA
- a CDS encoding ArnT family glycosyltransferase — protein sequence MLKKTVDFIKKYPYLLIILAGVILRLVWIIVMPTYPETDFMWYRIKGIELSQGKGFLNGIYPYYTGTPGKPTAFRPIGYPGTLALLYLVFGTKLIVGKLFNVVLSTLIMFLTYKLAKQFFNEKIALITLVLFAFSPLAIAYNSIHCSEILFSALLMLSIYLFFNKNNPLLIGLLIGYLTLVRPIGMFIPLIFALFIFIKKDLNLKKKIIYIASFAVAVALVVAPWVIRNYIVFGEPVFSTNGGYVIYVNNNDNANGSWTDPYKYKDSPFLKYRTETGFDEMATHKVGKELAYKWIKEHPDKFIKLAFKRIANSYVLKTDDIRWALTTYIDTWHPITSKAVKLEMLLYPPFYIVLFAFIIYALYRFIRYRKIDFTTFILLIFAYFNAMMFVLEGNSRYVFPLHPIYTIGVAYIIWEVLKKVFPKKFAT from the coding sequence ATGTTAAAGAAGACTGTAGATTTCATAAAAAAATACCCTTACCTGTTAATAATACTTGCTGGAGTAATTTTAAGGCTTGTTTGGATAATAGTCATGCCAACGTACCCTGAGACAGATTTTATGTGGTATCGTATCAAGGGTATAGAACTTTCACAGGGTAAAGGATTTCTTAACGGTATTTATCCATATTATACAGGGACTCCTGGCAAGCCAACAGCATTCCGACCTATTGGATATCCCGGAACACTTGCACTTTTATATCTTGTTTTCGGCACAAAACTTATTGTAGGAAAGCTGTTTAATGTAGTATTATCTACTTTAATAATGTTTTTAACCTACAAACTTGCAAAGCAGTTCTTCAATGAGAAAATTGCATTAATTACATTGGTGTTATTTGCATTTTCACCCCTTGCCATTGCATACAACAGCATACATTGCTCAGAGATATTATTCTCAGCACTTCTAATGCTTTCAATATATTTGTTTTTTAATAAAAACAATCCGCTTCTTATTGGATTATTAATTGGATACCTCACTCTTGTAAGACCGATTGGAATGTTTATACCTCTTATTTTTGCACTTTTTATCTTTATAAAGAAGGATCTGAATTTAAAAAAGAAAATAATTTATATAGCTTCATTTGCAGTTGCTGTTGCTTTAGTTGTGGCTCCATGGGTTATCAGAAACTATATTGTCTTTGGTGAACCTGTATTTTCGACCAATGGAGGCTACGTTATATATGTTAACAACAATGACAATGCCAACGGTTCATGGACTGACCCTTACAAATACAAAGATAGTCCATTTCTTAAATATAGAACTGAAACCGGGTTCGATGAAATGGCAACACACAAGGTTGGAAAAGAGCTTGCTTATAAATGGATAAAAGAACATCCCGATAAGTTTATAAAACTTGCATTTAAACGAATTGCCAACTCATATGTCTTAAAAACCGATGATATCAGGTGGGCATTGACTACTTATATAGACACCTGGCATCCTATAACTTCTAAAGCGGTTAAACTGGAAATGTTATTGTATCCGCCTTTTTACATCGTACTTTTTGCCTTTATAATTTACGCTTTGTACAGATTTATACGTTATAGGAAAATAGACTTCACAACTTTCATACTTTTGATATTTGCCTATTTCAATGCAATGATGTTTGTGCTTGAAGGTAACTCAAGATATGTATTTCCGCTTCACCCGATTTACACAATAGGTGTTGCATATATTATTTGGGAAGTATTAAAAAAAGTATTCCCAAAAAAGTTTGCAACCTGA
- a CDS encoding DEAD/DEAH box helicase, giving the protein MKNSFNDLGISPPILKALEEMGFEAPTEVQSKAIPHILNHEDLIVMSKTGSGKTAVFGVSMLQMIDPKADGPQGLILTPTRELAVQVDNELKKMAKHLDHHTTAVYGQHSMNVEIQALRRGISIVTGTPGRAYDHIHTGNLITKNIRFLILDEADRMLDMGFLDQVVKIIRTLPKDRVTLLFSATIPPEIRRICKEYMKQPLTIEIKSQTKTVDTIEQIYYRIDNQQKNTELNHLLLIERPESCMIFCNTKIAVDKVQSFLSRKGYACQSLHGDIPQARRMKTIQQFKQGDFHLLVATDVAARGIHIDNLSLVINYDVPLEKDNYVHRIGRTGRAGNGGRALTLVTSEDIMSLYAIEEHIGAMITEGELPTQEMYNAQKAAADKWARANSLQHRPTRTDSGSNSKATPTKQSYNKPPQHHNKPNGKATEINTNKAVKRTGTGYPTQQNKPPHSIAKPAPRPSKDTPVNSIKRSTEVVKSENVKEKKSFIHRILHKILGK; this is encoded by the coding sequence ATGAAAAACAGTTTTAATGATCTGGGCATTTCGCCGCCAATTTTAAAGGCCTTAGAAGAAATGGGTTTTGAGGCACCTACAGAAGTACAGAGCAAAGCAATTCCCCACATTTTGAATCATGAAGATCTGATTGTAATGTCTAAAACTGGCAGTGGCAAAACTGCAGTTTTTGGCGTTTCCATGCTGCAAATGATTGATCCTAAAGCAGATGGACCACAGGGTCTGATTCTCACACCAACACGCGAACTTGCAGTCCAAGTAGACAATGAGCTAAAAAAAATGGCCAAACATCTTGATCACCATACAACTGCAGTATATGGTCAGCACAGTATGAATGTAGAAATTCAGGCTCTAAGACGTGGTATCTCCATTGTCACAGGAACACCTGGCCGCGCTTATGACCACATTCATACCGGAAATTTGATAACCAAAAACATACGTTTTCTAATACTTGATGAAGCAGACAGAATGCTTGACATGGGCTTTCTAGATCAAGTAGTAAAAATTATAAGAACCTTGCCAAAAGATAGGGTGACTCTGCTTTTTTCAGCTACCATCCCGCCTGAAATCCGTAGGATATGCAAGGAATACATGAAACAACCTTTAACTATAGAAATTAAATCGCAAACAAAAACAGTTGATACAATTGAACAAATATACTACCGTATTGATAACCAGCAAAAGAACACGGAGTTGAACCACCTGCTTCTAATTGAACGGCCTGAAAGCTGTATGATTTTTTGTAACACTAAAATTGCAGTTGATAAGGTTCAAAGCTTTTTATCCCGCAAGGGATATGCTTGTCAGTCACTACATGGGGATATCCCTCAGGCCAGGAGGATGAAGACCATTCAGCAGTTTAAGCAGGGAGATTTTCATTTACTGGTAGCCACTGATGTTGCCGCAAGAGGTATCCATATAGATAATTTGTCCCTTGTTATCAACTATGATGTTCCCCTTGAGAAGGACAATTATGTGCATAGAATTGGTCGTACAGGCAGAGCAGGAAACGGAGGTCGCGCCCTTACTTTAGTTACAAGTGAGGACATTATGAGCCTCTATGCCATAGAAGAACATATCGGAGCTATGATTACTGAAGGAGAATTGCCTACCCAAGAAATGTACAACGCTCAAAAGGCTGCGGCAGATAAATGGGCAAGGGCAAACTCACTGCAACACAGACCAACACGCACAGATTCAGGATCAAACTCAAAAGCAACACCAACAAAACAATCTTATAACAAACCTCCTCAACACCATAATAAACCTAATGGTAAAGCAACCGAGATTAATACGAATAAAGCAGTCAAAAGGACCGGTACAGGCTATCCTACCCAACAAAACAAACCACCCCACTCAATCGCCAAACCTGCACCAAGGCCTTCAAAGGACACTCCTGTAAATTCTATCAAACGAAGCACAGAAGTTGTAAAGAGCGAAAACGTTAAAGAAAAAAAATCATTTATTCATCGTATTCTACATAAAATATTGGGCAAATAG
- the trpE gene encoding anthranilate synthase component I, with amino-acid sequence MFYPCIDEVKDLAKDFTIIPVSMEVYADMETPISLFKRFEQSKYCFLLESVEGGEKWGRYSIIGRNPFIVAKSYKNKTIIEEKDGKVSEVEGNPVEVIRSLMEKFKGASLQKMPRFSGGAVGFFGYDMIRYYENLPNVPEDDLNLPESHFLFTDEVLVFDHLKQKIHIIVNLHVDGNLERGYNSVIDRIKSIYNEILDTRWKTTDNFKPDFDKKNPEFKYTSNVTREEYCENVLKAKQYIKDGDIFQVVLSQRLCVETNQNPFNVYRVLRLINPSPYMYYLKFNDYNIVGSSPEMLARVEEGTVETCPIAGTRKRGQTKEEDEALEKELLADGKELAEHTMLVDLGRNDIGRVSRYGTVKVKDLMHIERYSHVMHIVTNVQGAIREDKTAFDAMMSIMPAGTLSGAPKVRAMEIIDELENVKRGPYGGAIGYLSFNGNLDSCITIRTMIFKDNKAYVQSGAGIVADSVPENEYEECLNKAKAQLKALEEVGEIR; translated from the coding sequence ATGTTTTATCCATGCATTGATGAAGTCAAGGATTTAGCCAAAGACTTTACTATTATTCCTGTTTCAATGGAAGTTTATGCCGACATGGAGACACCTATAAGCCTTTTTAAAAGATTTGAGCAAAGTAAATATTGTTTTCTTTTAGAGAGTGTTGAAGGCGGTGAAAAGTGGGGACGGTATTCTATTATTGGTAGAAATCCTTTTATTGTAGCCAAGAGCTATAAAAACAAAACTATAATTGAAGAAAAAGATGGAAAGGTATCTGAAGTTGAAGGTAACCCGGTTGAGGTAATCAGATCACTTATGGAGAAATTCAAAGGAGCCAGTTTGCAAAAGATGCCGAGGTTTAGTGGCGGTGCTGTTGGTTTCTTTGGATATGACATGATAAGGTATTACGAAAATCTTCCTAATGTACCGGAAGACGACTTGAACCTGCCTGAAAGTCATTTCCTGTTTACTGATGAGGTGCTGGTTTTTGATCACTTAAAGCAAAAGATTCATATAATAGTAAATCTTCACGTCGATGGAAACTTGGAAAGAGGCTATAACAGTGTTATAGATAGAATTAAGTCAATTTATAATGAGATTTTGGATACAAGATGGAAGACCACTGATAATTTCAAACCTGACTTTGATAAAAAGAACCCGGAGTTTAAATATACAAGCAATGTTACCAGAGAAGAGTATTGTGAAAATGTTTTAAAAGCAAAACAATATATAAAAGATGGAGATATATTTCAGGTGGTTTTGTCTCAACGTCTATGCGTTGAAACCAACCAGAATCCGTTCAACGTATACAGAGTGTTGCGTTTAATAAATCCATCCCCATATATGTACTATTTAAAGTTCAATGACTACAATATAGTCGGTTCATCGCCTGAAATGCTGGCAAGGGTTGAGGAGGGTACAGTTGAAACGTGTCCGATAGCTGGTACCAGGAAAAGAGGTCAGACAAAAGAAGAGGATGAAGCTCTTGAAAAAGAACTTTTGGCTGATGGAAAAGAACTGGCCGAGCATACAATGCTTGTTGACCTTGGAAGAAATGATATTGGAAGAGTATCACGTTATGGGACGGTTAAGGTGAAGGATTTAATGCATATAGAAAGGTACTCACATGTAATGCACATTGTTACTAATGTACAAGGTGCTATAAGGGAAGATAAGACAGCATTCGATGCAATGATGTCAATTATGCCTGCAGGAACTTTGTCGGGAGCACCAAAGGTGAGGGCAATGGAGATTATTGATGAGCTTGAGAATGTAAAAAGAGGCCCATATGGCGGTGCTATCGGATATCTTAGCTTCAATGGAAATCTGGACAGCTGTATCACTATAAGAACAATGATCTTTAAAGATAACAAGGCATATGTTCAATCTGGCGCCGGAATAGTAGCCGATTCAGTTCCGGAAAATGAATATGAGGAGTGCTTAAATAAGGCAAAGGCACAGCTAAAAGCATTAGAGGAAGTTGGTGAAATAAGATGA
- a CDS encoding anthranilate synthase component II, with protein sequence MSGKILIVDNYDSFTYNLYQYIGEINPNIEVYRNDRITIEEIREKAPSHIIISPGPGFPKDAGISIELIKTLGKYIPIMGVCLGHQAIGEAFGGKVIHAKQLMHGKASEIFVNRECALFKTLNEKITAGRYHSLIVENETLPLCLQVTARAEDGEIMGIMHETYPVYGIQFHPESILTPNGKCILRNFLEIKI encoded by the coding sequence ATGAGTGGGAAAATATTGATAGTAGACAATTATGATTCTTTTACTTATAACCTTTATCAGTATATTGGTGAGATAAATCCAAACATAGAGGTATACAGGAACGACAGAATAACTATTGAAGAAATCAGGGAGAAAGCTCCTTCGCACATTATAATTTCACCAGGTCCGGGATTTCCTAAAGATGCAGGGATAAGTATTGAACTTATCAAAACGTTGGGCAAATATATACCTATAATGGGAGTATGCTTAGGACATCAGGCAATAGGTGAGGCATTTGGAGGAAAGGTTATACATGCAAAACAACTTATGCATGGAAAAGCTTCAGAGATTTTTGTAAATAGGGAATGTGCTTTGTTTAAAACGCTAAATGAAAAAATAACGGCCGGAAGATACCATTCACTTATAGTAGAGAATGAAACGCTTCCTTTGTGCCTGCAAGTTACTGCCAGGGCTGAAGATGGCGAAATAATGGGTATAATGCACGAAACTTATCCGGTTTATGGAATTCAGTTTCATCCGGAATCAATTCTTACACCGAATGGAAAATGCATATTAAGAAATTTCCTTGAAATTAAAATATAA